In the Chrysiogenia bacterium genome, GGGCGCTTCGTCCGCAAGAGCCTGCAGCTCGATGGCTTCGAAGTGCGTGAGTTCCTGCGTGGCGAGGAGTTTCTCGAAGCCCTGCGCACGGAGACACCCGACCTCGTGCTGCTCGACCTTCGGATGCCCTCGCTCTCGGGCGAAGTGATTCTCGAACGCCTTCGCGCCGAGCCCCCGGCCTCCCCCATTCGGATCCTGCTCTACTCATCCTCGGACGCCGAGCACCTGGAGCGCCTGTGTGAAGAACACGGCGCCGACGGCTATCTTGCCAAAACCACCCCGGCCGAAGAGCTTAGCCAGGCCATTACGGCCGTGCTGGCCAAACCGCCCAAGTTTGGCGCGTAAGAGCAAAAACTTACCATATCTGTCGTGATCTGAGACACTTGGCCGGCACCCCTTACTGACAGCCTTGCTCCCGTGATGTAATGTGGGAGATGATTTCCGGAATAATGAGGAACTCGCTGATGAAACAGATGATGATCGGCCTCATGGCCGGATGGCTTCTCGCCCTGCCGTCGGCGGTAATGGCCGGGGACTTTACCGTAACCACAACCGACGATGCAGGCGGTACCACATGCACGGCCTCGGTCTGCAGCCTGCGCGCGGCAATTGCTGCGAGCAACGAAACATCCGACTCCGACACCATCACCCTCGCCGAT is a window encoding:
- a CDS encoding response regulator transcription factor — its product is MSEGADSPTLIFLVDDDPILGRFVRKSLQLDGFEVREFLRGEEFLEALRTETPDLVLLDLRMPSLSGEVILERLRAEPPASPIRILLYSSSDAEHLERLCEEHGADGYLAKTTPAEELSQAITAVLAKPPKFGA